The following coding sequences lie in one Clostridia bacterium genomic window:
- a CDS encoding class I SAM-dependent RNA methyltransferase, with the protein MMRFEIVVTTMFGLEALVAKEIRNLGYETTEVIDGRVTFLGDFEAVARVNLWLRCGERVFIKVGEFDAVTFDELFEKTKSLDWSKWLLKDSEFPVNGFCVKSQLFSVRDCQAIIKKGIVESLTKSYKINWFPETGSLYKIEFSIIKDKVALMIDTSGDSLHKRGYRRRSNMAPLKETIAAAIVTMSRFSYNGVFCDPFCGSGTIPIEAAMIAKNIAPGLNRHFAFEGFKQMSKNYLKDAREEALSEIRKTNLKVIASDIDYDCVDLTINNAKLARVNDVIFVKRLPVADFKSEETGGTIVCNPPYGERLLTLKESEKIIKDLGRVYKNLLGWNMFVITPNEKFETLIGKKATKKRKLYNGMLKCDLYQYFSKADRL; encoded by the coding sequence ATGATGAGATTTGAAATAGTTGTAACAACAATGTTCGGCTTAGAAGCATTGGTTGCAAAAGAAATACGAAATTTAGGATATGAAACCACAGAAGTAATTGACGGAAGAGTTACCTTTTTAGGAGACTTTGAAGCAGTTGCAAGGGTAAATCTGTGGCTAAGATGCGGAGAAAGAGTATTTATCAAGGTGGGAGAATTTGATGCCGTAACCTTTGATGAACTCTTTGAAAAAACCAAAAGTTTAGACTGGTCAAAATGGCTTTTAAAAGACAGTGAGTTCCCTGTTAACGGTTTTTGTGTTAAATCACAGTTGTTTAGCGTAAGAGACTGTCAGGCGATTATTAAAAAGGGAATTGTTGAGTCGCTTACTAAAAGTTATAAAATAAACTGGTTTCCTGAAACAGGCTCTTTATATAAAATAGAATTTTCTATTATAAAAGATAAGGTAGCCTTAATGATAGATACCTCGGGAGACAGTCTTCATAAAAGAGGTTACAGAAGAAGGTCAAATATGGCGCCTTTAAAGGAAACTATTGCCGCAGCCATTGTTACTATGAGCCGATTTAGTTATAATGGTGTATTTTGCGATCCGTTTTGCGGTTCAGGCACAATTCCTATTGAAGCAGCAATGATTGCAAAAAACATTGCTCCGGGTCTTAACCGTCATTTTGCATTTGAAGGCTTTAAACAAATGTCAAAAAATTATTTAAAGGATGCAAGAGAAGAAGCACTGTCCGAAATAAGAAAAACAAATCTTAAAGTTATAGCATCAGACATAGATTATGACTGTGTTGATTTAACCATAAACAATGCAAAACTTGCAAGAGTAAACGATGTAATATTTGTTAAAAGACTGCCTGTTGCCGACTTTAAAAGCGAAGAAACAGGCGGCACAATAGTCTGCAACCCTCCTTACGGGGAAAGACTTCTTACTTTAAAAGAAAGCGAAAAAATAATAAAAGATTTAGGAAGAGTTTATAAAAACTTATTAGGATGGAATATGTTTGTTATAACACCTAATGAAAAGTTTGAAACTTTAATCGGCAAAAAAGCAACCAAGAAAAGAAAGTTATATAACGGTATGCTAAAATGCGATTTATACCAGTATTTTTCAAAAGCAGACAGGTTATAG
- a CDS encoding ACT domain-containing protein produces MKKAVITVIGKDKVGIIHSVSGVLKDNNINILDISQTIMGDIFTMVMMSDIEKSLCDFDTLSSNLEKLGNELGVKITICLEDIFNEMHRI; encoded by the coding sequence ATGAAAAAAGCAGTAATAACAGTTATAGGAAAAGATAAGGTTGGAATTATCCACAGCGTAAGTGGAGTATTAAAGGATAATAATATCAATATCCTTGATATTTCTCAGACAATTATGGGGGATATTTTCACAATGGTTATGATGAGTGATATTGAAAAATCTTTATGCGACTTTGATACTCTGTCATCAAATTTAGAAAAGTTAGGTAATGAACTTGGAGTAAAAATTACTATCTGCTTAGAAGATATATTTAATGAAATGCATAGAATTTAG
- a CDS encoding PFL family protein — MISNKEIIETLNMIEKENLDIRTITMGISLLDCACEDHKKSITKIYDKIMYLAKDLVKTGENISKEMGIPIINKRISVTPISLIAGSSDASTYVPYAKMLDKVAQDTGVDFIGGFSALVHKGYTKGDRILINSIGEAISETKKVCSSVNVGTTKAGINMDAVREMGVVIKDLAERTKDNDSIGASKLVVFCNAPEDNPFMAGAFLGAGEPECVINVGVSGPGVVKSALEKVKGADFATVADTIKKTAFKITRMGQMVAREASERLNVPFGIVDLSLAPTPAVGDSVAYILEEMGLEKCGTHGTTAALALLNDAVKKGGVFASSHVGGLSGAFIPVSEDAGMIDAVAKGALSIEKLEAMTCVCSVGLDMIIIPGDTSAETISAIIADEAAIGMVNSKTTAVRVIPAIGKKVGDSVNFGGLLGYGPVMRVNPYSSEEFIKRGGRIPAPLQSLKN, encoded by the coding sequence ATGATTTCAAATAAAGAGATAATCGAAACTTTAAATATGATAGAAAAGGAAAACCTTGATATACGAACAATAACAATGGGTATTTCCTTACTTGACTGTGCCTGTGAAGACCATAAAAAGTCCATAACAAAAATATATGATAAAATAATGTATCTTGCAAAAGATTTGGTTAAAACAGGGGAAAATATATCAAAAGAAATGGGAATTCCCATTATAAATAAGCGTATATCCGTAACTCCTATCTCACTTATTGCAGGTTCGTCTGATGCATCAACTTATGTTCCTTATGCTAAAATGCTTGATAAAGTTGCACAGGATACAGGGGTTGATTTTATAGGCGGATTTTCTGCCCTTGTGCATAAAGGCTATACCAAAGGAGACAGAATTTTAATAAACTCAATAGGCGAAGCCATTTCCGAAACAAAAAAAGTATGTTCTTCAGTAAATGTAGGAACAACTAAAGCAGGAATAAATATGGATGCAGTAAGAGAAATGGGTGTAGTAATAAAAGACCTTGCCGAAAGGACTAAAGATAACGATTCTATCGGTGCATCAAAACTTGTTGTGTTCTGTAATGCTCCTGAGGATAATCCTTTTATGGCAGGTGCTTTTTTAGGTGCAGGCGAGCCTGAATGTGTAATAAATGTGGGCGTTAGCGGCCCCGGGGTTGTTAAATCGGCTCTTGAAAAAGTAAAAGGAGCAGATTTTGCAACAGTTGCCGATACTATTAAAAAGACTGCATTTAAAATAACAAGAATGGGGCAGATGGTTGCAAGAGAAGCATCCGAGCGTCTTAATGTGCCTTTTGGAATAGTAGACTTATCTTTAGCACCAACTCCGGCAGTAGGAGATAGTGTTGCATATATTTTAGAAGAAATGGGCCTTGAAAAATGCGGAACACACGGAACAACTGCAGCCCTTGCACTGCTTAACGACGCTGTTAAAAAAGGCGGAGTTTTTGCAAGTTCTCATGTGGGAGGCTTATCGGGAGCATTTATCCCTGTAAGTGAAGATGCAGGTATGATAGATGCAGTTGCAAAAGGTGCTTTATCAATAGAAAAATTAGAAGCCATGACCTGTGTATGTTCGGTTGGTCTTGATATGATAATTATTCCTGGCGATACATCAGCAGAAACTATATCGGCAATTATTGCAGACGAAGCGGCAATAGGTATGGTAAACTCTAAAACAACTGCAGTAAGAGTTATTCCTGCAATAGGTAAAAAAGTAGGGGATAGCGTTAATTTTGGTGGTCTTTTGGGATATGGGCCTGTTATGAGAGTAAACCCATATTCATCAGAAGAATTTATAAAAAGAGGCGGAAGAATTCCTGCACCGCTTCAATCTTTAAAAAATTAA